In Amycolatopsis endophytica, the following are encoded in one genomic region:
- a CDS encoding secondary thiamine-phosphate synthase enzyme YjbQ produces MYSTEIEVKTGGRAVVHDLTSQIQEFLAEAEAADGLLHVFVPHATAGLAILETGAGSDDDLLTALDELLPRDDRWRHQHGSKGHGRDHVLPGLVPPYASVPVLDGAPALGTWQSVCLVDTNIDNPVRHVRFSYLAG; encoded by the coding sequence ATGTACTCCACGGAGATCGAGGTGAAGACCGGCGGCCGCGCCGTCGTGCACGACCTGACCAGCCAGATCCAGGAGTTCCTGGCCGAGGCGGAGGCGGCCGACGGGCTGCTGCACGTCTTCGTGCCGCACGCCACGGCGGGCCTGGCGATCCTGGAGACCGGCGCGGGCAGCGACGACGACCTGCTCACGGCGCTGGACGAGCTGCTGCCGCGGGACGACCGGTGGCGGCACCAGCACGGCAGCAAGGGCCACGGACGCGACCACGTGCTGCCGGGGCTGGTCCCGCCGTACGCGAGCGTGCCGGTGCTGGACGGGGCACCGGCGCTGGGCACCTGGCAGTCGGTCTGCCTGGTGGACACCAACATCGACAACCCGGTCCGGCACGTCCGCTTCAGCTACCTGGCCGGCTGA
- a CDS encoding ABC transporter permease, which yields MSGATSPRLPVAGLAALAGALIAVVLGLLTVGVQASVEPDGLPVAVTVPGNAPPQLRSVAEQVSGQGGEALSWQVTSPGEARRLLADKDVYGVLELAPGRVGVVVSGAINPSGTQIVQQALTGAGQAVATAMARASGTPAAPVGVETLHPASPAGRTAPLAMSIIAWIGSLAAGALLVLLAGRTGRRLGAAARLAQVAATAVLMTAVAAGFVALWESSLPLGWDVLGYLMLIVAAFASVQAALLRLMGIRAMAILAPLYLLAPAVAGQVPELLNPAYRTLLWSWTPFRFSTEGMRSLLQGTPGAPDVTTGLWVLSAMLVAGLVVLLWPGRRQRPAAVPPPRRSFSRPGS from the coding sequence ATGTCCGGCGCGACATCCCCACGACTGCCGGTAGCCGGGCTCGCCGCGCTGGCCGGCGCGCTGATCGCGGTGGTGCTCGGACTGCTCACCGTCGGTGTCCAGGCGTCGGTCGAGCCGGACGGGCTGCCCGTCGCGGTCACGGTGCCCGGCAACGCCCCGCCCCAGCTGCGGTCCGTCGCCGAGCAGGTGTCCGGCCAGGGCGGCGAGGCGTTGAGTTGGCAGGTCACCTCACCCGGGGAAGCCAGACGGCTCCTGGCGGACAAGGACGTCTACGGCGTACTGGAACTCGCGCCGGGACGGGTCGGTGTCGTCGTGTCGGGCGCGATCAACCCGAGCGGAACCCAGATCGTGCAGCAGGCCCTGACCGGGGCCGGGCAGGCGGTCGCGACCGCGATGGCCCGGGCGAGTGGCACCCCCGCCGCACCGGTGGGCGTGGAGACACTCCACCCGGCGAGCCCCGCCGGGCGCACCGCACCGCTCGCGATGAGCATCATCGCGTGGATCGGCAGCCTGGCCGCCGGTGCGCTGCTGGTACTGCTCGCCGGGCGCACCGGCCGACGGCTCGGCGCGGCGGCCCGCCTCGCGCAGGTGGCCGCGACCGCGGTGCTGATGACCGCCGTCGCGGCGGGGTTCGTGGCGCTGTGGGAGTCGTCGCTGCCGCTGGGCTGGGACGTGCTCGGCTACCTGATGCTGATCGTGGCGGCGTTCGCCTCGGTGCAGGCCGCGTTGCTGCGGCTGATGGGCATCCGGGCGATGGCGATCCTCGCACCGCTGTACCTGCTCGCCCCCGCCGTGGCCGGGCAGGTACCGGAGTTGCTGAACCCGGCCTACCGGACGCTGCTCTGGTCGTGGACGCCGTTCCGGTTCTCCACCGAGGGCATGCGCAGCCTGCTGCAGGGCACACCGGGCGCACCGGACGTGACCACCGGTCTGTGGGTGCTGAGCGCGATGCTCGTGGCGGGCCTGGTGGTGCTGCTCTGGCCGGGCCGCCGTCAGCGGCCTGCCGCGGTACCCCCCCCGCGCCGGAGCTTCAGCCGGCCAGGTAGCTGA
- a CDS encoding proline--tRNA ligase, with amino-acid sequence MITRMSSLFLRTLREDPADAEVPSHKLLVRAGYVRRVAPGGYSWLPLGLRVLRNIENVVREEMAAIGGQEILFPALLPKEPYEETGRWTEYGDGLFRLKDRKGGDYLLGPTHEELFALTVKGEYSSYKDFPVILFQVQTKYRDEARPRAGILRGREFVMKDSYSFDLDDEGLARSYQLHRDAYIKIFDRLGLKYVIVAATSGAMGGSASEEFLAVAATGEDTYVRSTGSNYAANVEAVVTPAPPARSVEDQPAAQVHHTPDTPTIQTLVDFLNNTDSGRTFTAADTLKNVMVKTRGPGEKEWRILGIGLPGDREVDEKRLEAALEPAEVALLDEADFAANPFLVKGYIGPKALLDNGVRYLVDPRVVTGTAWVTGADKADHHVVDLVAGRDFQPDGTIEAAEVREGDASPDGQGTLVAARGIEIGHIFQLGRKYTDTFEVDALGADSKPVRVTMGSYGIGVSRLVAAIAEQSHDELGLVWPREVTPFDVHVVIAGKDESIAAGAEKLAADLDAAGVSVLLDDRKSTPGVKFADAELVGVPTILVVGRGLAKGVVEVKDRRSGDREEIAVDAVVDHLVKLVRG; translated from the coding sequence GTGATCACCAGGATGTCGTCGTTGTTCCTTCGCACCCTGCGTGAGGATCCGGCCGACGCCGAGGTTCCCAGCCACAAGCTCCTGGTGCGGGCGGGCTACGTCCGCCGGGTCGCACCGGGCGGCTACTCGTGGCTGCCGCTGGGCCTGCGGGTGCTGCGCAACATCGAGAACGTCGTGCGCGAGGAGATGGCCGCGATCGGCGGGCAGGAGATCCTGTTCCCCGCGCTGCTGCCGAAGGAGCCCTACGAGGAGACCGGCCGCTGGACCGAGTACGGCGACGGCCTGTTCCGCCTCAAGGACCGCAAGGGCGGCGACTACCTGCTCGGCCCGACGCACGAGGAGCTGTTCGCCCTCACCGTCAAGGGCGAGTACAGCTCGTACAAGGACTTCCCGGTCATCCTGTTCCAGGTCCAGACCAAGTACCGCGACGAGGCGCGTCCCCGCGCCGGAATCCTGCGCGGCCGCGAGTTCGTCATGAAGGACTCCTACTCCTTCGATCTCGACGACGAGGGCCTGGCGCGCTCCTACCAGCTGCACCGCGACGCCTATATCAAGATCTTCGACCGCCTCGGCCTGAAGTACGTGATCGTCGCGGCCACCTCCGGCGCGATGGGCGGTTCGGCGTCCGAGGAGTTCCTCGCCGTCGCCGCGACCGGTGAGGACACCTACGTCCGCAGCACCGGTTCGAACTACGCCGCGAACGTCGAGGCCGTCGTCACCCCGGCGCCGCCCGCGCGGTCCGTCGAGGATCAGCCCGCCGCGCAGGTGCACCACACGCCGGACACGCCGACGATCCAGACGCTGGTCGACTTCCTCAACAACACGGACTCCGGCCGCACCTTCACCGCCGCGGACACGCTCAAGAACGTGATGGTGAAGACCCGTGGGCCGGGCGAGAAGGAGTGGCGGATCCTCGGCATCGGGCTGCCGGGTGACCGCGAGGTCGACGAGAAACGCCTGGAGGCCGCGCTGGAGCCGGCCGAGGTCGCGCTGCTCGACGAGGCCGACTTCGCCGCCAACCCGTTCCTCGTCAAGGGCTACATCGGCCCGAAGGCGTTGCTGGACAACGGGGTTCGCTACCTCGTCGACCCGCGCGTGGTCACCGGCACGGCCTGGGTCACCGGCGCCGACAAAGCCGACCACCACGTCGTCGACCTCGTCGCGGGCCGCGACTTCCAGCCGGACGGCACCATCGAGGCCGCCGAGGTGCGCGAGGGCGACGCGTCCCCGGACGGTCAGGGCACCCTGGTCGCCGCGCGCGGCATCGAGATCGGTCACATCTTCCAGCTGGGCCGCAAGTACACCGACACCTTCGAGGTCGACGCGCTGGGCGCCGACTCGAAGCCGGTCCGCGTCACCATGGGCTCCTACGGCATCGGGGTGTCCCGCCTGGTCGCGGCCATCGCCGAGCAGAGCCACGACGAGCTGGGCCTGGTGTGGCCACGCGAGGTGACGCCGTTCGACGTGCACGTCGTGATCGCGGGCAAGGACGAGTCGATCGCGGCGGGCGCCGAGAAGCTGGCCGCGGACCTCGACGCCGCCGGGGTGAGCGTGCTGCTGGACGACCGCAAGTCCACCCCGGGCGTCAAGTTCGCCGACGCGGAACTGGTCGGCGTGCCGACGATTCTGGTCGTCGGGCGCGGGCTGGCGAAGGGCGTGGTCGAGGTCAAGGACCGCCGCTCGGGTGACCGCGAGGAAATCGCGGTGGACGCGGTGGTCGACCACCTGGTGAAGCTCGTCCGCGGCTGA
- a CDS encoding beta-ketoacyl-[acyl-carrier-protein] synthase family protein, whose product MSNIDVVITGIGATTPLGGDVASTWEGILAGRSGIRRIEADWVEKFDLPVKIGATLAEDPAEVLPRVQARRLDRCEQIALIAARQAWADAGFEQPSDEHTDVDPERLGVSIGTGIGGPLTLLAMDDLLEEHGIRKVSPLTVPMLMPNGPAAHVGIDLKARAGVHSPASACASGAEGIANGYQMIQNGRADVVVAGGAESCIHPITVAGFAQARTVSTRNDEPERASRPFDADRDGFVLGEGSGVVVLERADRAKARGARIYGRLAGYGITSDAHHITGNHPEGIGQIAAMANAMTMAGLTSADVGHVNAHATSTVVGDIGEAAAIRKAVGEHPVVTAPKSAMGHLVGGAGAVEGILTLLAIHHGLVPPTLNLENLDPKVGLDVVAGEPRKVELTAALSNSFGFGGHNTALLFTAA is encoded by the coding sequence ATGAGCAACATCGACGTCGTGATCACCGGGATCGGCGCGACGACGCCTCTCGGCGGGGACGTCGCGTCCACGTGGGAGGGCATTCTCGCCGGTCGCAGCGGCATCCGGCGGATCGAGGCCGACTGGGTCGAGAAGTTCGACCTGCCGGTCAAGATCGGCGCCACGCTCGCCGAGGATCCGGCGGAGGTGCTGCCGCGCGTGCAGGCACGCAGGCTGGACCGGTGTGAGCAGATCGCGCTCATCGCCGCCCGGCAGGCGTGGGCGGACGCCGGTTTCGAGCAGCCCAGCGACGAGCACACCGACGTCGATCCGGAACGGCTCGGCGTGTCCATCGGCACCGGCATCGGCGGGCCGCTGACGCTGCTGGCGATGGACGATCTGCTCGAGGAGCACGGCATCCGGAAGGTGTCGCCGCTGACCGTGCCGATGCTCATGCCGAACGGTCCCGCCGCGCACGTGGGCATCGACCTCAAGGCCAGGGCCGGGGTGCACTCGCCTGCTTCGGCGTGTGCCTCCGGTGCCGAGGGCATCGCCAACGGCTACCAGATGATCCAGAACGGCCGGGCCGACGTCGTGGTGGCGGGTGGTGCCGAATCGTGCATCCACCCGATCACCGTGGCCGGGTTCGCGCAGGCCCGGACGGTGTCGACGCGCAACGACGAGCCGGAGCGCGCGTCGCGGCCGTTCGACGCCGACCGCGACGGGTTCGTGCTCGGTGAGGGCTCGGGCGTGGTCGTGCTGGAGCGGGCCGACCGGGCGAAGGCCCGCGGCGCCAGGATCTACGGTCGTCTGGCCGGTTACGGCATCACCTCGGACGCGCACCACATCACCGGCAACCACCCGGAGGGCATCGGGCAGATCGCCGCGATGGCCAACGCGATGACGATGGCGGGCCTGACGTCGGCCGACGTCGGGCACGTCAACGCGCACGCAACGTCGACGGTCGTCGGCGACATCGGCGAGGCCGCGGCGATCCGCAAGGCCGTGGGTGAGCACCCGGTGGTGACCGCGCCGAAGTCGGCCATGGGTCACCTCGTCGGTGGGGCGGGGGCGGTCGAGGGCATCCTGACGCTGCTCGCGATCCACCACGGGCTGGTGCCGCCGACGCTGAACCTGGAGAACCTCGACCCGAAGGTCGGGCTCGACGTGGTGGCCGGTGAGCCGCGCAAGGTGGAGCTGACCGCGGCGCTGAGCAACTCGTTCGGTTTCGGCGGGCACAACACCGCGCTGCTGTTCACCGCCGCGTGA
- a CDS encoding HAD family hydrolase — protein sequence MTDSAHRLVLWDIDQTLIDLRGAGRGWYRQVLAEVTGLAMTEMPDFFGRTERAITAEVLTLHGIEPTEELIQRMWTALTAVSETALPELGKRGLALPGAAAALAGVATAGGALQSLVTGNLREVAWHKLSAFGLHTHLDFEIGGYGNLSAYRPDLVAFAVDRAHAAHGSPFEPTSVIVIGDTPHDIDAARAHDAVAVGVATGRFDEEALRDAGAQVVLRDLSDTDLVLSAVFG from the coding sequence GTGACGGACAGCGCGCACCGGCTGGTGCTGTGGGACATCGACCAGACACTGATCGACCTGCGCGGCGCGGGCCGCGGCTGGTACCGGCAGGTGCTCGCCGAGGTGACCGGTCTGGCGATGACGGAGATGCCGGACTTCTTCGGCCGCACCGAGCGCGCGATCACCGCGGAAGTGCTGACGCTGCACGGGATCGAGCCGACCGAGGAACTGATCCAGCGGATGTGGACAGCGCTGACCGCGGTGTCGGAGACGGCGCTGCCGGAACTCGGCAAGCGGGGACTGGCGTTGCCCGGCGCCGCGGCGGCACTGGCGGGCGTGGCGACCGCGGGCGGAGCGCTGCAGTCACTCGTGACCGGGAACCTGCGCGAGGTCGCGTGGCACAAGCTGTCCGCGTTCGGGCTGCACACGCACCTGGATTTCGAGATCGGCGGCTACGGCAACCTGTCCGCGTACCGGCCGGACCTGGTCGCGTTCGCGGTGGACCGCGCGCACGCCGCACACGGCAGCCCGTTCGAGCCCACGTCGGTGATCGTCATCGGCGACACGCCACACGACATCGACGCGGCGCGCGCCCACGACGCCGTCGCGGTCGGCGTCGCGACGGGCCGCTTCGACGAAGAAGCCCTCCGCGACGCCGGGGCACAGGTGGTGCTGCGCGACCTCAGCGACACGGATCTCGTGCTCTCCGCCGTTTTCGGTTGA
- a CDS encoding dihydrolipoyl dehydrogenase family protein — MSEETFDVIVIGGGPVGENAADRAVRGGLSAALVEQELFGGECSYWACVPSKALLRPGNALAAARRLPGVPVGDALDPKAVFERRDAFTGKGDDSGQVEWARGAGIETVRGRGRITGEREITVDGGRVLRARHAVVVCTGSVPKTPPIPGLDEVPVWGSREATSSSTVPGRLAIVGGGVVGVEMAQTYARLGARVDLILTGPRPLPRYPDFAGDAVAEGLRADGVRLHAGSGLERASEVDGAARLELRGGEVVTADKVLVATGRRPATDDIGLEVVGLAPGKPLTVDDSGLVSEVDGEWLYAAGDVTGRALLTHQGKYAARVVGDVIAARAGGTPVDTRPWGKHSSTADHVAVPQVVFTDPEVASVGLTEPEQGAPHRVVDIDIAVAGSSLHADGYRGKARMIVDTDREVLVGVTFVGQDIAELLHSATIAVVGEVHLGRLWHAVPSFPTISEVWLRLLEEYGL; from the coding sequence ATGTCCGAAGAGACTTTTGACGTCATCGTGATCGGTGGCGGACCGGTGGGGGAGAACGCGGCGGACCGGGCCGTCCGGGGAGGTCTGTCCGCGGCGCTGGTGGAGCAGGAACTGTTCGGCGGCGAGTGCTCCTACTGGGCCTGCGTGCCGAGCAAAGCCTTGCTGCGACCGGGAAACGCGCTCGCCGCGGCCCGGCGGCTGCCCGGTGTCCCGGTGGGGGATGCCCTCGACCCGAAGGCGGTGTTCGAGCGACGTGACGCGTTCACTGGCAAGGGTGACGACAGCGGCCAGGTCGAGTGGGCACGGGGTGCGGGCATCGAGACCGTCCGCGGTCGCGGTCGCATCACGGGTGAGCGCGAGATCACTGTGGACGGCGGCCGGGTGCTGCGCGCGCGGCACGCGGTCGTGGTCTGTACCGGCAGCGTGCCGAAGACGCCGCCGATCCCGGGGCTGGACGAGGTGCCGGTCTGGGGATCGCGCGAGGCCACGTCGAGCAGCACCGTGCCGGGACGGCTGGCGATCGTCGGCGGCGGTGTGGTCGGGGTCGAGATGGCGCAGACCTACGCCCGGCTCGGTGCGCGGGTCGACCTGATCCTCACCGGCCCGCGACCGCTGCCGCGGTACCCGGACTTCGCCGGTGACGCCGTCGCCGAGGGGCTGCGGGCCGACGGGGTGCGGCTGCACGCCGGTTCGGGTCTCGAACGTGCCTCCGAAGTGGACGGAGCGGCCCGGCTGGAGCTGCGTGGCGGCGAGGTCGTCACAGCGGACAAGGTGCTGGTCGCGACCGGGCGGCGGCCCGCGACCGACGACATCGGCCTGGAGGTCGTCGGGCTCGCCCCCGGCAAGCCGCTCACCGTGGACGACAGTGGTCTGGTGTCCGAAGTGGACGGCGAATGGCTGTACGCGGCGGGCGACGTCACCGGCCGCGCGCTGCTGACGCACCAGGGCAAGTACGCGGCACGCGTGGTGGGCGACGTGATCGCCGCCCGCGCGGGCGGCACACCCGTCGACACCCGGCCGTGGGGCAAGCACAGCAGCACCGCCGACCACGTCGCGGTGCCGCAGGTCGTGTTCACCGACCCGGAGGTCGCCTCGGTCGGGCTGACCGAACCCGAGCAGGGCGCGCCGCACCGCGTCGTCGACATCGACATCGCCGTCGCGGGGTCGTCGCTGCACGCGGACGGGTACCGGGGCAAGGCCAGGATGATCGTCGACACCGACCGGGAGGTGCTGGTCGGCGTCACGTTCGTCGGCCAGGACATCGCGGAGCTGCTGCACTCGGCGACGATCGCCGTCGTGGGCGAGGTGCACCTCGGGCGCCTGTGGCACGCGGTCCCGTCGTTCCCGACGATCAGCGAGGTGTGGCTGCGCCTGCTGGAGGAGTACGGACTCTAG
- a CDS encoding DUF3145 domain-containing protein, giving the protein MSTRGVVYVHSSPSAVCPHVEWAISGTLGTRVDLKWTAQPAAPGQLRAECTWSAPAGTGAKLAAGLKAWPMLRFEVTEEPSTGVDGERYCYVPGLGLWHGRTSANGDIVVGEDQLRTLVATCRAGEQLAHKLDELLAASWDEALEPFRHAGDGAPVTWLHRVG; this is encoded by the coding sequence GTGAGCACCCGTGGCGTGGTTTACGTCCACTCGTCGCCGTCTGCGGTGTGCCCGCACGTCGAGTGGGCGATTTCGGGCACCCTGGGTACCCGAGTGGATCTGAAGTGGACGGCGCAACCCGCCGCCCCGGGGCAGCTCCGCGCCGAGTGCACGTGGAGCGCGCCCGCCGGAACCGGCGCCAAGCTGGCGGCCGGTCTGAAGGCGTGGCCGATGCTGCGCTTCGAGGTGACCGAAGAGCCGAGCACCGGCGTCGACGGCGAACGGTACTGCTACGTGCCCGGACTGGGCCTCTGGCACGGCCGCACGAGCGCCAACGGAGACATCGTCGTGGGCGAGGACCAGCTGCGCACGCTCGTCGCCACGTGCCGCGCGGGGGAGCAGCTGGCGCACAAGCTGGACGAACTGCTGGCCGCCAGCTGGGACGAGGCACTGGAACCGTTCCGGCACGCGGGCGATGGCGCGCCGGTGACGTGGCTGCACCGGGTGGGCTGA
- a CDS encoding LLM class flavin-dependent oxidoreductase, which produces MVHLAVALDGAGWHPAAWREPDARPDELFHPRYWGDLATEAERGLLDFVTIEDSFGPGPDRTDRVRGRLDAVLIASRVAPLTRHLGFVPTAIATHTEPFHLSKAIATLDYVSQGRAGVRVRIASDPADARHFGRREFPVPLPDLAEEAGDWVEVVRRLWDSWEDDAEIRDAATGRFVDRDKLHYIDFTGRFFGVKGPSITPRPPQGQPPVAVLSHVPEIHRLAARAADLVFLTPHDTGQAGALARELGDLLVFADVEVVLDETEQAARDRRARLDDLAEHSSDALVFTGTPAQLADHLLAWRDAGLSGFRLRPAALPHDLTAITRALVPELQQRGAFRREYESTTLRGLLGLDRPVSRYAGATR; this is translated from the coding sequence ATGGTTCATCTCGCGGTGGCACTCGACGGCGCGGGCTGGCACCCGGCGGCGTGGCGGGAGCCCGATGCGCGTCCGGACGAGCTGTTCCACCCCCGGTACTGGGGCGACCTGGCAACGGAAGCCGAACGCGGCCTGCTGGACTTCGTGACGATCGAGGACTCGTTCGGGCCGGGGCCCGACCGCACCGACCGGGTGCGGGGGCGGCTGGACGCGGTGCTGATCGCCTCCCGCGTCGCGCCCCTGACCCGGCACCTCGGGTTCGTGCCCACGGCGATCGCCACGCACACCGAGCCGTTCCACCTGTCCAAGGCGATCGCCACCCTCGACTACGTGTCGCAGGGCCGCGCCGGGGTGCGGGTCCGCATCGCGAGCGACCCCGCGGACGCGCGGCACTTCGGCCGCCGCGAGTTCCCCGTCCCGCTGCCCGACCTGGCCGAGGAGGCGGGCGACTGGGTCGAGGTCGTGCGGCGCCTGTGGGACAGCTGGGAGGACGACGCCGAGATCCGCGACGCCGCCACCGGCCGGTTCGTCGACCGCGACAAGCTGCACTACATCGACTTCACGGGGCGGTTCTTCGGCGTCAAGGGCCCGTCGATCACCCCGCGCCCGCCGCAGGGCCAGCCCCCGGTCGCGGTGCTTTCGCACGTGCCCGAGATCCACCGGCTCGCCGCCCGCGCGGCCGATCTGGTGTTCCTCACCCCGCACGACACCGGTCAGGCGGGCGCGCTCGCCAGGGAACTCGGTGATCTGCTCGTGTTCGCCGATGTCGAGGTCGTCCTCGACGAGACCGAGCAGGCCGCCCGCGACCGCCGGGCCCGCCTGGACGACCTCGCCGAGCATAGCTCGGACGCGCTGGTCTTCACCGGGACACCGGCGCAGCTGGCCGATCACCTGCTCGCCTGGCGCGACGCGGGCCTGTCCGGCTTCCGGCTGCGGCCCGCCGCGCTGCCGCACGACCTGACCGCGATCACCCGTGCCCTCGTGCCGGAACTGCAACAGCGCGGCGCGTTCCGCCGTGAGTACGAGTCCACCACGCTGCGGGGCCTGCTCGGCCTCGACCGTCCCGTGAGCCGTTACGCAGGAGCGACGCGATGA
- a CDS encoding NtaA/DmoA family FMN-dependent monooxygenase (This protein belongs to a clade of FMN-dependent monooxygenases, within a broader family of flavin-dependent oxidoreductases, the luciferase-like monooxygenase (LMM) family, some of whose members use coenzyme F420 rather than FMN.) — protein MKQIHLAAHFPGVNNTTVWSDPRAGSHIEFSSFVHLARTAERAKFDFFFLAEGLRLREHAGRIYDLDVVGRPDTFTVLAALAAVTGRLGLTGTINSTFNEPYEVARQFASLDHLSEGRAGWNVVTSWDAFTGENFRRGGYLPEDQRYQRAKLFLQAASELFDSWDGGAVVADKPSGTFLRDARAGAFEHHDAQFDIAGRFTVPRSPQGRPVILQAGDSEEGREFAAATADAIFTRHGTLDAGRKFYADVKRRLPAYGREPHQLLVLPAATFVLGDTDAEAEELAGIVRYQQVSGQTAIKFLEQVWNRDLSGFDPEGPLPDVEPVTGTQLAKGRAQTRMYRDPVETVRQWRELAEAKNLSIRDLVVEVSGRQTFVGSPSSVAEAINTYVQEDASDGFILVPHITPGGLDEFADKVVPLLQDRGVFRTEYSGTTLRDHLGIDRSADVAAAERKAR, from the coding sequence ATGAAGCAGATCCACCTCGCCGCGCACTTCCCCGGCGTCAACAACACCACCGTCTGGAGCGACCCGCGGGCGGGCAGCCACATCGAGTTCTCCTCGTTCGTGCACCTGGCACGGACCGCGGAGCGCGCCAAGTTCGATTTCTTCTTCCTCGCCGAGGGCCTGCGGCTGCGCGAGCACGCTGGCCGGATCTACGACCTCGACGTGGTCGGCCGTCCGGACACGTTCACCGTGCTGGCCGCGCTCGCCGCCGTCACCGGCCGCCTGGGCCTCACCGGCACCATCAACTCGACCTTCAACGAGCCCTACGAGGTGGCCCGCCAGTTCGCGAGCCTCGACCACCTGTCCGAGGGTCGCGCCGGGTGGAACGTGGTGACCTCGTGGGACGCCTTCACCGGGGAGAACTTCCGCCGCGGCGGCTACCTGCCCGAGGACCAGCGCTACCAGCGGGCGAAACTGTTCCTGCAGGCGGCTTCCGAGCTGTTCGATTCCTGGGACGGCGGCGCTGTGGTGGCGGACAAGCCGTCGGGAACGTTCCTGCGCGATGCACGGGCGGGCGCCTTCGAGCACCACGACGCGCAGTTCGACATCGCGGGCCGCTTCACCGTGCCGCGCTCGCCGCAGGGCAGGCCGGTGATCCTGCAAGCCGGTGACTCCGAGGAGGGCCGTGAGTTCGCCGCCGCCACCGCGGACGCGATCTTCACCCGACACGGCACGCTCGACGCGGGGCGCAAGTTCTACGCCGACGTGAAGCGGCGCCTGCCCGCCTACGGCCGCGAGCCGCACCAGCTGCTGGTCCTGCCCGCGGCGACGTTCGTGCTCGGCGACACCGACGCCGAGGCCGAGGAACTGGCCGGAATCGTGCGCTACCAGCAGGTCAGCGGGCAGACGGCGATCAAGTTCCTGGAACAGGTGTGGAACCGGGACCTGTCGGGCTTCGACCCGGAGGGCCCGCTGCCCGACGTCGAGCCGGTGACCGGGACCCAGCTCGCGAAGGGCCGCGCGCAGACCCGCATGTACCGCGACCCGGTGGAGACCGTGCGGCAGTGGCGGGAACTGGCCGAGGCGAAGAACCTCTCGATCCGTGACCTGGTGGTCGAGGTCAGCGGACGGCAGACCTTCGTCGGCTCGCCGTCGTCAGTCGCCGAGGCGATCAACACCTACGTGCAGGAGGACGCGAGCGACGGGTTCATCCTCGTCCCGCACATCACGCCGGGCGGGCTCGACGAGTTCGCCGACAAGGTGGTGCCGCTGCTGCAGGACCGGGGCGTCTTCCGGACCGAGTACAGCGGCACCACCCTGCGCGACCACCTCGGGATCGACCGATCCGCGGATGTGGCGGCGGCGGAACGGAAAGCGCGCTAG
- a CDS encoding histone-like nucleoid-structuring protein Lsr2 gives MAKNTAVQLLDDLNGEPAAETVRFGLDGVEYDIDLSDSNADGLRELLGTYAGAGRRTGGRKRPPRRLTPPKRTRRPSATATAKPAAGKAKSAGAKGTAARATTAAKPAAGGKTTRAKATAKATGTAKTAKSGAAGKVAKPAAAARATAKPAPAKRTSGKPAKSAAATKAGTTKTAAKARTGKSAATKSGAVKAGPAKRAASGAAKSGSAKAAAKSGATKAAGTTAAGTTGAKPSSKTTKPASKPSRAKSAADEPTGKPAARKAAPAEKAPRKSVRKAPPVVFSAAGN, from the coding sequence GTGGCGAAGAACACCGCGGTGCAACTACTGGACGACCTGAACGGCGAGCCGGCCGCGGAGACGGTGCGGTTCGGCCTGGACGGCGTCGAGTACGACATCGACCTCTCCGACTCCAACGCGGACGGCCTGCGGGAGCTGCTGGGTACCTACGCCGGGGCGGGCCGCCGCACCGGTGGCCGCAAGCGCCCGCCGCGGCGCCTCACCCCGCCGAAGCGGACACGCCGCCCTTCCGCCACCGCGACGGCGAAACCGGCGGCGGGCAAGGCGAAGTCGGCCGGGGCCAAGGGCACGGCGGCCAGGGCCACCACCGCCGCGAAGCCCGCGGCGGGCGGGAAGACCACCCGGGCGAAGGCCACGGCGAAGGCCACCGGCACGGCCAAGACCGCCAAATCCGGCGCGGCCGGGAAGGTGGCCAAGCCCGCCGCGGCCGCCAGGGCCACGGCGAAGCCGGCGCCCGCGAAGCGGACCTCCGGCAAGCCCGCGAAGTCGGCGGCCGCCACCAAGGCCGGCACGACCAAGACCGCCGCCAAGGCCCGGACCGGCAAGTCCGCCGCGACCAAGTCCGGCGCAGTGAAGGCCGGCCCCGCCAAGCGGGCTGCCTCCGGCGCCGCGAAGTCCGGTTCCGCCAAGGCCGCCGCCAAATCCGGTGCCACCAAAGCCGCGGGCACCACGGCGGCCGGGACCACCGGCGCCAAACCCTCGAGCAAGACCACCAAGCCCGCGTCGAAGCCGTCGCGCGCCAAGTCCGCGGCTGACGAGCCCACCGGCAAACCGGCCGCGAGGAAGGCCGCCCCGGCGGAGAAGGCGCCCCGCAAATCGGTGCGCAAGGCGCCGCCGGTGGTGTTCTCCGCGGCCGGGAACTAG